A region of Lycium barbarum isolate Lr01 chromosome 3, ASM1917538v2, whole genome shotgun sequence DNA encodes the following proteins:
- the LOC132633895 gene encoding calmodulin-like protein 3 — MDPAELRRVFHMFDRNGDGKITRKELSDSLQNLGIYIPEMELVQMIEKIDINGDGFVDMEEFGTLYQSIMDDTDEEEDMREAFNVFDQNGDGYITVEELRSVLSSLGLKQGKTLEDCKRMIMKVDVDGDGMVDYNEFRQMMKRGGFATLSSS; from the coding sequence ATGGATCCAGCAGAGCTACGTAGAGTTTTTCATATGTTCGACCGAAATGGGGACGGGAAAATTACGAGGAAAGAGCTTAGCGATTCGTTGCAGAATTTGGGAATTTATATTCCTGAAATGGAACTTGTGCAAATGATCGAAAAGATTGACATAAACGGAGACGGGTTCGTAGACATGGAGGAATTTGGAACATTATATCAGTCGATAATGGACGATACGGACGAAGAAGAAGACATGAGAGAAGCTTTCAACGTGTTCGATCAAAACGGTGACGGATACATCACGGTGGAGGAATTAAGATCCGTTTTGTCATCGTTGGGTCTGAAACAAGGAAAAACGCTAGAAGATTGCAAGAGAATGATCATGAAAGTTGATGTGGATGGTGATGGAATGGTTGATTACAATGAATTTAGACAGATGATGAAACGTGGTGGATTTGCTACTTTGAGCTCAAGTTGA